From a single Anaerolineaceae bacterium oral taxon 439 genomic region:
- a CDS encoding murein biosynthesis integral membrane protein MurJ has translation MPERSREQVPSKGSSFIKSTAILAGAMVFSQICGLLSKSLLGSTFGTSAELDAYLASNRLTETIFNLVAGGALASAFVPMFSTLLDRDDARGAWKLASNIVNILILVLLVLTALLYAFAGPVAENFLVPGFKAQDPLMQRLTAELLRIQLPSILIFGLSGLLMGILNSHGNFLLPGLAPAMYQIGILIGVTILAKPFGIRGLAYGAVLGAALHLSAQLPGLIRIRTKRYFASFGFRDSAVIEVIRLMIPRQVGASAVQLNFLVNNFIASYLPAGSITAVSLGLTIMLMPQAVIAQSVATVSLPRFSVLAGRGELDRMRSALADTLRLVLLLSLPAAVGLILFGSEIVRLIFERSAFNPQMSEMVNWALRWYSVGLVFHCIVEVVSRAFYAVHDTKTPVIVLFCAMGLNMALSFLLTEGFSRAGLYPHGGVALANSIATGLEMAALLTLMRRRLDGLSGKRIVRVLVQGGAAVSAMIAFIFLWRAAAGKLAPLLYLAGGIGGAVFVYAGGCLAAKVEESALIRRALRRFFVR, from the coding sequence ATGCCGGAGAGATCAAGAGAACAGGTTCCCTCGAAAGGATCTTCATTTATTAAATCGACCGCAATTTTAGCCGGGGCGATGGTTTTTTCTCAGATTTGCGGGCTGCTCAGTAAGAGCCTGCTCGGGTCGACGTTCGGAACGTCGGCGGAGCTCGACGCTTATCTGGCGTCGAACCGGCTGACGGAAACGATCTTCAACCTGGTCGCCGGCGGCGCGCTCGCCAGCGCGTTCGTCCCCATGTTCAGCACGCTGCTGGACCGGGATGACGCGCGCGGAGCCTGGAAGCTGGCGTCGAATATCGTCAATATCCTGATTCTTGTGCTGCTGGTCCTGACGGCGCTGCTGTACGCGTTCGCCGGGCCGGTTGCGGAGAACTTTCTCGTTCCCGGGTTCAAGGCGCAGGATCCGCTGATGCAGCGGCTGACCGCCGAGCTGCTGCGGATTCAGCTGCCGTCGATCCTGATTTTCGGTCTCAGCGGCTTGCTGATGGGGATTTTGAATTCGCATGGGAACTTCCTGCTTCCGGGATTGGCCCCGGCCATGTACCAGATTGGCATCCTGATTGGCGTGACGATCCTGGCGAAGCCGTTCGGGATCCGCGGCCTGGCGTATGGCGCGGTTCTTGGCGCTGCGCTGCACCTTTCAGCTCAGCTTCCCGGCTTAATCCGGATCCGGACAAAGCGCTATTTCGCTTCGTTCGGGTTCCGCGACAGCGCTGTGATCGAGGTGATCCGGCTGATGATCCCGCGGCAGGTCGGCGCGTCCGCGGTCCAGCTGAACTTTCTGGTCAATAATTTTATCGCTTCGTATCTTCCGGCGGGCTCGATCACCGCTGTGTCGTTGGGCCTGACGATTATGCTCATGCCGCAGGCGGTTATCGCTCAATCGGTCGCGACCGTTTCGCTGCCGCGCTTTTCGGTCCTGGCCGGGCGCGGCGAGCTGGACAGAATGCGCAGCGCGCTGGCGGATACGCTGCGACTGGTGCTGCTGCTGTCGCTGCCCGCGGCGGTGGGGCTGATTCTCTTCGGGAGCGAGATTGTGCGGCTGATTTTCGAACGCAGCGCGTTCAATCCGCAAATGTCGGAAATGGTGAATTGGGCGCTGCGCTGGTACAGCGTCGGGCTGGTATTTCATTGTATCGTTGAGGTCGTATCGCGCGCGTTTTACGCGGTTCACGATACGAAGACACCGGTGATCGTATTGTTCTGCGCGATGGGCCTGAACATGGCGCTCAGTTTCCTGCTGACCGAAGGATTTTCGCGCGCCGGACTGTATCCGCATGGCGGGGTGGCGTTGGCGAATTCGATCGCGACCGGGTTGGAAATGGCGGCGCTGCTGACGCTGATGCGCCGGAGGCTGGACGGCCTTTCCGGAAAACGGATCGTCCGCGTGCTGGTTCAGGGCGGGGCCGCGGTCAGCGCGATGATCGCGTTTATTTTCCTCTGGCGCGCGGCGGCGGGGAAGCTCGCGCCGCTGCTGTATCTTGCCGGAGGGATTGGCGGCGCGGTCTTCGTGTACGCGGGTGGCTGCCTGGCGGCGAAGGTCGAGGAATCAGCGCTGATCCGCCGCGCCCTTCGCCGTTTTTTCGTCCGATGA